Proteins encoded in a region of the Vicia villosa cultivar HV-30 ecotype Madison, WI linkage group LG5, Vvil1.0, whole genome shotgun sequence genome:
- the LOC131606014 gene encoding cleavage stimulating factor 64-like: protein FQEQIMLGMVQSPQAVPKAQPVVPQNSQQTVQPTQQPSVQPAPLLPGKGGTQDQAGVSHTHIPPRKHQNQPSVPVSYSTVPATSHQSQLMVAHSMQMPQQPKGHLTPQVAPETVLQSSQLPKIPPPSVHSSSQPHHPTQMPTASSQQPLQTPGQVGNMPFRSDFGSQAENSMQIDRGSSWMPGPSENLSQHSGPPGPPSMVSGQMGAANQSLRPPALTPDMEKALLQQVMSLTPEQINLLPPEQRNQVLQLQLMLRK from the exons TTTCAGGAACAAATCATGCTTGGAATGGTGCAGTCGCCACAAGCG GTTCCGAAAGCTCAGCCAGTGGTTCCGCAGAACAGTCAGCAGACAGTACAGCCAACACAACAGCCAAGTGTTCAGCCCGCCCCATTATTGCCTGGAAAGGGTGGCACACAGGATCAAGCAGGTGTATCTCACACTCATATTCCTCCGAGGAAACACCAAAACCAGCCTTCAGTGCCAGTTTCTTATTCTACTGTTCCTGCAACGAGTCATCAGTCTCAGCTCATGGTTGCACATTCTATGCAGATGCCACAACAGCCCAAAGGACATCTGACTCCGCAAGTGGCTCCGGAAACTGTTCTACAATCATCACAACTTCCAAAGATACCTCCACCCTCTGTTCATTCATCTTCACAGCCACATCATCCAACACAAATGCCAACTGCCTCTAGTCAACAACCATTGCAGACACCTGGTCAG GTTGGAAATATGCCTTTCAGGTCTGATTTTGGCAGTCAAGCTGAAAATTCAATGCAAATTGATAGAGGGTCTTCTTGGATGCCTGGTCCTTCAGAAAATCTATCACAGCATTCTGGTCCTCCGGGACCACCATCTATGGTTTCTGGTCAGATGGGTGCTGCTAATCAGTCTCTTCGGCCTCCTGCG TTGACCCCAGATATGGAGAAGGCATTGCTTCAGCAGGTCATGAGTCTCACACCGGAGCAGATAAATCTTCTGCCTCCGGAACAAAGAAATCAAGTGTTGCAACTGCAGCTGATGTTGCGTAAATGA
- the LOC131608199 gene encoding chloroplastic group IIA intron splicing facilitator CRS1, chloroplastic-like, with protein MHPQLTNDEHAKMLKLAKVLPCHFALGRNRNLQGLACAILKLWEKSLVAKIAVKHGVQNTNNELMALELKVSYLQFLVWCQLLVKVLVCKA; from the exons ATGCATCCGCAACTCACCAACGACGAACACGCAAAAATGCTGAAACTTGCCAAAGTTCTTCCTTGTCATTTTGCCTTGG GGAGAAATAGAAATCTTCAAGGTCTAGCATGTGCTATTCTTAAGCTTTGGGAGAAAAGTTTGGTTGCAAAGATTGCTGTCAAGCATGGTGTCCAGAATACAAACAATGAACTGATGGCTCTGGAGTTGAAGGTTTCTTATCTGCAATTCCTTGTTTGGTGTCAATTGCTTGTGAAAGTTTTAGTGTGTAAAGCATAA